The DNA sequence GTCGCTGGTGCCCAGCGTCAACGTGCCGCTCGACGAGGACGGTGCCCGCAAGATCTTCAAGCTGATCGACGCCCTCGAGGACTGCGACGACGTGCAGAACGTCTACGCCAACTTCGACGTCTCCGACGAGGTCATGGCCGCCGTCGGCTGACCCGACGTGGATATGTGCGCCTCTCGGATATATCTTTGTCTGGGAGGTGTATCTCGTGGCCAAGACCCTGTTGGATCTGGATGAGGAGCTTCTGGCGGAAGCCACCGCCGCCCTCGGCACCACCACGAAGAAGGAGACGGTGACGGAGGCGCTGCGGCAGGCGGTGGAATCCAGCCGCGAACGCCGGCAGCGTGCTCTGGCCGACCTTCAGGAAGTGGCCGACGAGGGCGGTTTTCACTTTGACCGGCTGGACGAACTCGACCGGTGAAGTATCTCGTCGATACGAGTGCCCTGGTCCGCATGGTGCGGCGTCAGGTCGATCCGCGGTGGTCCGACCTCGCGGCCCGGGGCCTGATCGCGATTTGTGATCCGGTGCTCGTGGAAACCATGACCATCGCGGATGCCAAGGCGTACGACCGGGTGGAGCGTGGCCTTCGTGACTTGTATCCGTGGGTTCCCGTTCCCGACGACGCCTGGCAGGTGGTGCGGGCGGTGCGACAGGAACTCGCCAGCCACAGCGCGCACCAGGGGCTGTCCGTCGCCGACCACCTGGTGATCGCCACCGCCATCCGACTGAAGCTGATCGTGCTCCACCAGGACGCCGACTTCGAGACCGCGGCCCGGCTGGTGCCGCAACTGGGCCAGGAGCGGATCGACTGACCTGGCACCTGCCCGTCCCGATACCGTCCGGTGGGGTCCGGCCGTCGTGGCATCCGCCGGCAAGACCGGGACCGTCCCACCGCAAGGCGGGACTACCAATCGCGTGCGTGCCAGAGTGCACTGAAAGGTAACGGTGGGGAATGGAACTGGCGGCGGCCCGCGAACTGTGGCGGCCTGAGCCGGGCTGGCTCAACACGGCCAGCTACGGGCTGCCGCCGCAGCCGGCCTGGGACGCGATGCAGGCGGCACTCGCCGACTGGCGGGTCGGCCGTACGTCGTGGGAGGGCTGGGACGAGTCGGTCGGCCGGTCCCGGGCCGCGTTCGCCCGGCTCGTCGGGGTGCCCGCCGCCGACGTGACCATCGGTGCCGCCGCCTCGCAGGTGCTGGCCCCGCTCGCCGCCGCCCTGCCCGACGGTGCCCGGGTGCTGGCACCGGTCGAGGAGTTCACCTCCAACCTGTTCCCCTACCTCGCGCAGGCCGGCCGGGGGGTGCGGGTCCGCACCGTGCCGGCCGCCGACCTCGCTGGAGCCGTCGACGCGTCGACCGACCTGGTCGCGTTCAGCCTGGTGCAGTCCGCGACCGGCGCCGTCGCGGCGTACGACGAGACCGTGGCCGCGGCCCGGGCGCACGGTGCGCTGGTCGCGGTCGACGCGACCCAGGCCTGCGGGTGGCTGCCGTTCTCCGCGGCCGCCGCGGACGCGGTCGTGGTGGCCGCCTACAAGTGGCTGATGGCCCCGCGCGGGGTCGCGTTCGGCTACTTCGCCCCCGAGCTGCGCGAGCGGATGACTCCGTCGGCCGCCGGCTGGTACGCCGGCGCGTCCGTCCACGACTCGTACTACGGCCCGCCGTTGCGGCTCGCCTCCGACGCCCGCCGCTTCGAC is a window from the Polymorphospora rubra genome containing:
- a CDS encoding type II toxin-antitoxin system VapB family antitoxin, with the protein product MAKTLLDLDEELLAEATAALGTTTKKETVTEALRQAVESSRERRQRALADLQEVADEGGFHFDRLDELDR
- a CDS encoding PIN domain-containing protein, whose product is MKYLVDTSALVRMVRRQVDPRWSDLAARGLIAICDPVLVETMTIADAKAYDRVERGLRDLYPWVPVPDDAWQVVRAVRQELASHSAHQGLSVADHLVIATAIRLKLIVLHQDADFETAARLVPQLGQERID
- a CDS encoding aminotransferase class V-fold PLP-dependent enzyme, with protein sequence MELAAARELWRPEPGWLNTASYGLPPQPAWDAMQAALADWRVGRTSWEGWDESVGRSRAAFARLVGVPAADVTIGAAASQVLAPLAAALPDGARVLAPVEEFTSNLFPYLAQAGRGVRVRTVPAADLAGAVDASTDLVAFSLVQSATGAVAAYDETVAAARAHGALVAVDATQACGWLPFSAAAADAVVVAAYKWLMAPRGVAFGYFAPELRERMTPSAAGWYAGASVHDSYYGPPLRLASDARRFDISPAWLNWVGAAPALELLAEVGVAAVYAYDVDLANRFLVGLGRPPGDSAIVTVDAPGARERLAAAGIRAAVRDGRVRASFHLYSTVDDVDLALAALT